The Polaribacter sp. KT25b genome contains the following window.
GCATCTTCCCATTTAACTATTGATGATTCTATTACTTTGTTTTTAAAATCTGGTTCTATGAAATTAGTAAAAAGTAGTAAATATACTATTGAAATAATCATACTAATTAAAACGATTCCTAAACCAACTTTTACACCTTGTCCCCAAGATAAAAAACCTTCATTTTCAGATTTAAATTTTTTTATTCCTAATACTATAAAAGCTACAGTTAAAACAAGGCTTAAAACACTAGAAATCCAGTCGTTTTCTAGATAATTACCTCCCATTGCATATTTTATAAGTCCAGGAAGTATGCTTATAACTCCTAGAATTAATCCGTAGTTTAAAATAATACTTTTACTATTCGTTTGATTTTCCATTTTGTGTTTAAATTAGTTAGTGATACAAATATATGATTTTCATTTTTTAAAGTTTTTATTTTTATTAAAAGATTAAAACTAAAAAACATCTTATTAGTATTCAGTGAGTTAAAAGTGTTACAAAAAATTTAATAATTTTTTAAGTGATATAATAAAAATCTGTTGTAAATTTGCAGAGGCAAGTCCTACACAACTAGCTCCCTTTGAATCCCCCAGGGTGGGAACACAGCAAGGGTATTAGGTTGTAGCAGTGTGATGTAGGTAGCTTGCCTTTTTTTATGCGCTAAAGTTTCGTCTGGAATTTTACTAAATTTAGATTTCTTCATTTTCTTTACATTTATTTTTTGTTACTTCGTACTCTTATAATAAGAACTTAATTTTATGTCTAAAGTAATTTTAGTTACTGGTGCTTCATCTGGAATAGGAAAATCAATCGCAACTTTTTTACAAGAAAAAGGCTACAAAGTTTTTGGAACAAGTAGAAATCCTAAAAATGCAGAAAATT
Protein-coding sequences here:
- a CDS encoding DUF4199 domain-containing protein, producing the protein MENQTNSKSIILNYGLILGVISILPGLIKYAMGGNYLENDWISSVLSLVLTVAFIVLGIKKFKSENEGFLSWGQGVKVGLGIVLISMIISIVYLLLFTNFIEPDFKNKVIESSIVKWEDAGMSSDQIEMSTKMTKDYFELSLYGSIVVMSLFLGFVISAITAAIMKKTEEDTY